AGCAGGTGCATTAATATCTCTTATTGTCCCTTTAACTATTTATATTTTATTTTCTAAAAAAATTAATAAATTTATTTTTTAATTTTAAATTTATAATTCAAAACAAAAAAAACAAAACTATCACTTATTTTTACAAATAATATAGTTTTGTTTTTTTGTTTTTTTTAATTTTGAATCATTTTTTTTATTTTTAAATATTTATTTAAAAATATTTTATTAAATATAGATTTTTTAGAATAGATCATCATTTTATTTTCAATTTCGTATTTTTCCATAACATAATAAAATTCTTTTAAATTTTCTTTATAATTTTTTCAATCTTTTTTAAATTTTCTTATTTTTCATTTAAATAAAAAATCAAAATATAATAAATGTTTTAAAAATCGTTCTTCTATTTTGGTTTCATTAAAAGTTTGAAGCAGATTAGATCTTTTTAAATTTCTATATAAGTGTTCAAGATTTTTAGCTATTGATAAAATTTTAAAAGAGTTAAAACTAGTCATTAAGCTTTTTGGATTAGCTAGTAAGTATGCATAAGTTTTTTTGTTTGTGTAAAATATTTTGTTTGATTTTAAAATTAGCGGACTAGTTATAGATATATCTTCAAAAATATAACCTTTTAAAAAAGACAAACCACTTTTAATTCAAAATTTTTTATTTATTAAAATATTTCAAACAAAACTTAAATTTTTAAGCATATATTGTATTTGTATTTTCTGATTATTATTGAAAGGAATTTTAACTCATTTTGCTTGTAAAAAATTAAATAGCTTTATTTTTCTAAAATAAAGTGAAAAATTGGATAATACTAAATCTTTTTCTTCTTTATTAATAACTTCATTAAAATAACTAATAGTTTTTGGATAAATAAAATCATCTGGATCAAGAAAATAAAAATATTCACTTTCACAATTATTAATTAAAAGATTTCTAGCATTTGCTATTCCTATTTGTTTTCCTAAATTAATAATTTTTATATTTTTATTTAAATTATTTTGTTTAAATTCATTTAAAAGTTCTAATGTTTTGTCAGTAGAATTATCATCTAAAAAAATAATGTTAAATTTTTGATCAACTTGTTTTAACAAAGAGTTAAATAATTTAGGCAAAAAATTTTCTTTGTTAAAACAAGGAATTAAAATTGTTATTTTAAATAAGTTAGAATGCATTTTACTTTTTTAAAAAGTTCCTTTAATTATTTTTTCATTTTCTACAATTAAAAATTTATCTCCAGGTTTAGCACCAAAAGGAATTAATGCATTTTTTGCATAATGTGGGTTTTGTTTAATTTTAGAAAATAAATCAATTGAATCTTTGGAAACAAAAACTGATGATGTAATACCAAAAGAACCAATTAGTTCTATATCATTAATAATACCTATAATTGCTGTGTTAGGTCTAAACATCGCAACTTTTTTAAGTAGTCTTCCAGTTCTAGATAAAACAACTGTAAAACGATAATAATCATTCATTGTTAAAAAAGCGATTTTATGTGCAATTCTAGCTCTTTCCCCAGTAGATTTTTTTGCTACATTAGCCAATTGGATAGAATAAAATAATTTGTTATAAAATTCTTTTTCAGCTCTTTTGCTAATTGTTGCCATAACTTCAACAGATTCTAATGGGAATTTACCTTGAGCAGATTCTCCTGAAAGCATAGTAGAGTCAGAACCTAATTCAACCGCTAAATAAACATCTGTTACCTCAGCTCTTGTAGGATGTGGTGAATTTTCCATTGAATCAAGCATTTGTGTTGCTACAATAACAGGTTTTCCTAATGATCTACATTTTCTAATTATTAGTTTTTCGTAGTAAGGAACATCTTGAAAAGGAATTTCAAGACCAAGGTCACCCCTTGCTATCATAACACCATCTGATGCTTCTATTATTTCATCAATTTTTTCAATACCTATACGAGATTCAATTTTAGAAATAATTTGAATATTTTTACCACCATTTGTATCCAAAAGATCTCTTAATTCATAAACATTGTTAGCTGAATTAACAAAAGATGCAGCAATGTAATCTACTTTGTTTTCAATCCCAAATAAAACATCATTTTTATCTTTTTCTGATAAAAAAGGTAAAGAAAATTCAACACCTGGTAAATTTATTCTTTTGTTTGATTTTAAAATGTGTGAATTAATGGTTTTAATATAAATTATCCCAGG
This Mesomycoplasma neurolyticum DNA region includes the following protein-coding sequences:
- a CDS encoding glycosyltransferase family 2 protein, producing the protein MHSNLFKITILIPCFNKENFLPKLFNSLLKQVDQKFNIIFLDDNSTDKTLELLNEFKQNNLNKNIKIINLGKQIGIANARNLLINNCESEYFYFLDPDDFIYPKTISYFNEVINKEEKDLVLSNFSLYFRKIKLFNFLQAKWVKIPFNNNQKIQIQYMLKNLSFVWNILINKKFWIKSGLSFLKGYIFEDISITSPLILKSNKIFYTNKKTYAYLLANPKSLMTSFNSFKILSIAKNLEHLYRNLKRSNLLQTFNETKIEERFLKHLLYFDFLFKWKIRKFKKDWKNYKENLKEFYYVMEKYEIENKMMIYSKKSIFNKIFLNKYLKIKKMIQN
- the pyk gene encoding pyruvate kinase encodes the protein MNLIDKKTKIIATIGPSTQDYELIKKIIKAGVSTIRANFSHGSHEEHKAKFDNAKRASEELNIPISILLDTKGPEIRVGQIENGSVQIQANSIVKILTDNDSYLNFQGNSDTLTVSYQMDQDLKIGDHVLFDDGKLTSEVIEIQPGIIYIKTINSHILKSNKRINLPGVEFSLPFLSEKDKNDVLFGIENKVDYIAASFVNSANNVYELRDLLDTNGGKNIQIISKIESRIGIEKIDEIIEASDGVMIARGDLGLEIPFQDVPYYEKLIIRKCRSLGKPVIVATQMLDSMENSPHPTRAEVTDVYLAVELGSDSTMLSGESAQGKFPLESVEVMATISKRAEKEFYNKLFYSIQLANVAKKSTGERARIAHKIAFLTMNDYYRFTVVLSRTGRLLKKVAMFRPNTAIIGIINDIELIGSFGITSSVFVSKDSIDLFSKIKQNPHYAKNALIPFGAKPGDKFLIVENEKIIKGTF